TTAAAACTCAAACTATCAACTTCTGTACTACAAATAATAGCTTACATCAATTTTCTTAAATCAATGTCCTCTCCCCATGTTCTGTTCTCTAGTGTAGCAGTTATTCTTGGAGTAGAACTGCAGTAATGAGAACAAAGATTTTGGGTATCTGCAATACAAATTGAGAATTACAGAGAAGATGTTTGCCAAGGGAAACAAAGCTAAAGGTTCTTCCACGTTAATGAATGGTTAACCTTGATTGATTGTGTTTTCAAGAGTTTCTGCAGTTGTAGATTGAATGTTCTGTCTCTATGTTTATTGTAAGGATTCATTTTCTTAATGCTTGTCCATTTGGAGAAGTTTTTTATGTTTAGCTACAAATTTGTTGAGATTCTGTGGGCTGCACAGGTGGACCGGTCGTCGATATTGGAATGTGCTTTTCTTTGTTTAGCCTGTAAATTGCCATTGAGCGACAGATATCCTTCTGCTTTTAAGTTGATTTGCTTTTCACTAAAGGTATCAGTCAACTCTTGTTATCAACAAAATACAGTGGAAGATGTAAATTAGTTGTGAAAGATACCCTGAATTGACCTCTTCATGCCACTTATGAGGTGATTAGCCCTTCATTATCTTATCTTAAGACATGACTAAACAACGccatttaattttgtatttgtttggAGGTGCCAGAATCCACTGATTAATGGGGTTCTTAAAGCCTTTACTTTGGTATAGCTACCTTCTTCATAGTTGCTCTGCCTTTTTCCTTAATTAATTTCCTAAAGAACCCCACTTTTTATGTGATATTGCTTGTTTATTTGCAACTAATTGATCGACAAATCTTAACTTTTAGTCGCATCATCTTAAGTATTGCCTTGTTATTTATTAAGCAGGGAATTCTACAGATATAGTCTTCAGAACTGATTCTATAGGGTCCATTTGATTTTACTTGGATAGTTGAGAATTGAAATTTATCGAGTTTATCGAGTCGGGTTACGAAAATCTAGGTGACCAGGTGAGAAATGGTATAAGTTCTATGCTCATGGAGAATTTTGATCTGCTttgctttctttctttatatagaaaaaaagGTTAGTTTTGGAATATGTTGAGAGTTCCATAGAAAGTCAAGAATTTTGGCATggtattgaaaagaaaaaagggtgGTTTTGGCATATTGGTTTTGTGCTGGTTGCaccaattaaatttgaaaaaggtGGATTGAGGTAGTGATGCCTAAAGAAAGGCTGAGGAATGGAGAGAAATGAAAAGAGGTTTCTAAGTTCAACCTCACACAAgatgggattggtgtcctaaaagAAGCCAAGTTAGAAGGGTGGCTTTTCATGGGGGGATGGCCTAATTTGGGAATCCAAAATTCTCCACTATTGCATGTGGGATGTGACTCTAATCTTATGTAGTAATTCCTTGACAACTAGTGCATATTGATAGTTTTACTTGATAAGGTTGTCCctcaaagagaaaaaaaggaaatttcttggcttatttgataaccatttcaaTTATGAATGTATATccaatgtaaaaaaaaaaaaaaaaaggaaaaaaaattaaaaataggaaCAAAAGCAGCTctgttttttaaatgtttagaaCAAAAAGACATGAACCTTTCAAAGGGATAGGGGCCAAGGTAGAATTTAGGtctcaaaaatgaaaatttctttgtagaaaaagaaaaggaagaataaaataaaataaaaaacaaaaaataaaagcgGAAAGCGAACATTAATTGGGTAatttaaataacataaaaatcCCTGTCTCCAGATCTGAAATTAGAATCATAGCCGATTTGGTGGGGCAttagcattaaaaaaaaaaaaaaaatgtttctaatTTTTTCTGTTTATTACATTTAACCCTCTAGTTTAAAGGGTAAATTCCATGTCTGATTTCTTAAAGACTATAAATGGTTTATTAATTTTCCCTTTTTGTCTGATAAagtttttattagttttgtgaCGAACTCGTTGTGGTACACAGTATGGTTCAAAATTTTCTACTCTTACTtgttaaattaaaggaaaaagagtTTAATTTGGTTGAActatgtgatttttttaaataatattttttaggtTAGTCTTAATAATATATTGagattggttaattaattaatgatgaTGATACCAAAGTTATGAAACTAATAGTTAGATAATTTGGTATAACTAATGAGATGAAAACCTTCATTCCATATTTAGAAAAGACaatgaatattaaattataaagtaCATCTGTCCATCATGTTTATAAAATTTCTtgaaatacaaaaagaaaaacaaaatggtacATGTCTAAgcattattgtttatttttttgcttcttctatgaaattaattcatgacCTTTTGTCCAAACTGTCCTTCAAATATGAATATATTAAGtagattcaatttaaacaaaGGTTAAGACACAAATTTTTTTGGTCTCATCTACatttataatgatatattttaaaaggaaaaagaaaaaataaaagtaagatagatacaaaatgtttaatatgttggaaaaaaaaataaatataaagttgaataaaataaatcaagagAAAAATTACATAAACATTACGTCATGAATTAAAATTCACAATTAtgtataacaaatttattgttgAGGGTTGCTCAAAGAAAGGTCCAAAACTCCTATCCGAACCCAAAGCTTAAAGGATACAGAAAAAGAATATAAgggagacttgaccttaattattattattattattattattattatttgtgctTAGCTAAATTAGCTACTCATTCTACTAATTTAAGCACCAGAGTGCAGTACGCTCAACAATGCAAGGATCTCTTATGCAGGTTTGCTTAGAGGATATCGAGACCAAATTTGAGGAGAGCGACTCAAAGGTCAAAGTCACCAAGTATCCACCACGAAAACTcacttaataataaaaaaaaaaaaaaaaaaaatcaaacacacTTCCCATGCATTTCTGCACACAAGAGAGTAATTTCTTAGGATACCATTAACTAATAAGCATGCATttcttaaaaggaaaattatataattttttaaaaaaaagaagaagaagaagtttttGTCTTGATAtgaaataataagaagaagaaatgatgtgtgttatataattaaaaaaaggtaATAATAAGGGGAGAAATAACAATAATAGGTGAGAAACTATAATCTACTTGGGTAgagttatgtatatatattaatggGTAATGATTAGGTACAACTTAACCATGTACATCTCCTTTTTTTacacataaataaaaaaaaatatattttttaaaaaaagatgatTTGTAAGATATTAGAATTATATTGGACAATGGTTTGAAATGACGAAGATAGATGGATAGTGGTAGCAAGGGAGACTCAAGATTTTTTGTTCTGTATTAATTGCATGCAACCAACAAACAAGACATCAAAGTTATATACTTATAGGAATGACGCAACAGTTTCCTTGAACATAATGTATTGTAGCACACAAAATTAGAGAGATTCCATTCCACTTCTCGACTTCTCCAATGCTTAAACCCTCTTTTGgcttttcccttttcctttttctcttttaaattcTCCACTCCTTCTTCTCCCAGTTTCCTATCCTAATTTCCCCATTCATTTTTCCCCTCATCAAACATAAACCCAACCAAACACCATGCCAACTTTCTCCACTCTTGATCTTTTACATCATCATCATAACAATACCTCCAAAATCCCATCTCAATTCATCTGGCCCGACCATGAGAAGCCCACCCTCGACTTACCTGACCTTCACGTGCCTCTTATCGACTTGATGACCTCCATCTCTGGCGACCCAGTTGCTCTCTCAGAGACATGTCTTCTCCTCGATCAGGTattcattttataaaatcaaatcacCAGTACTATACCTACTAAAGCCTTAATTAGATATGCATGCGtttgttaattattatattatttgttaACAAACAACAGGTTTGTCgtaaacatggtttctttatcGTGGTTAACCACGGGGTGGACGAGGAGCTGATAGCGAAGGCGCACGAGTTCATGGAGTTGTTCTTTGGGATGAAGGTGGAGGAGAAGCAACGAGCGGAGAGGAAGGTAGGTGAGCATTGTGGATATGCAAACAGCTTCATTGGGAGATTCTCTTGTAAGCTTCCATGGAAGGAAACCCTGTCTTTCAAATACTCAGCCGATTGTAGTCGTAATGTTGTTGAAGATTACTTTGTGAATGCTCTGGGAGAGGATTGGAGAAATGTTGGGAAGTTGTATCAACAATATTGCCAAGCCATGAGCGAAGTGTCACTCACAATAATGGAGCTTTTGGGAATGAGTTTGGGAGTTGGAAGAGCATATTTCAGAGATTTCTTTGAAGGAAATGAATCCATAATGAGATTAAATTACTACCCAAAATGCCAAAATCCAGATCAAACACTTGGAACTGGGCCTCATTGCGATCCAACTTCCTTGACCATTCTTCACCAGCATGATTCTGTTCATGGGCTCCAAGTTTTCGTGGACCAACAATGGCACTCCATTCCTCCAAACCCACAGGCATTTGTGGTCAACATCGGGGACACCTTCACCGTAAGTGGAGCTCTTTTGTTATCCtttgtaaaaagaaagaaagtaagTATTGAAAGATTTTGCATGGATGCAGGCGCTATCAAACGGGATGTACAAGAGTTGCTTGCATAGAGCAGTGGTGAATGAAGAAGCTGTGAGGAAATCATTAGCATTCTTTCTGTGTCCAAATGAAGAGAAAGTAGTGAGTCCACCAGGGTGTTTGGTTGATGACAAAAATCCAAGAATTTTCCCAGATTTTAGATGGCCAACTTTCCTTCATTTTACTCAAAAACATTACAGAGCTGATGATAAAACCCTACTTGCCTTTTCCAATTGGCTCTACCAAACCACTCTTTAATTCATTACATATTTTACCTTATTAAAACAACTCACTCCAATAAGTTCATTACTATCAGAACCTTAACCCTCTTTCTTTTTACTTCTTCTCTCTGTAATTTAATTTATCACATTACTACCTACCCCAAACATATCATTTCTCAAGTTTCAGAGACCCATGTGGTTTGTAAATATTCATCTCTATGCATAAATAAAActtatgtttttatttctttttccacttCAAGGTCAACAACATACTAACATGATCaattttttcaatcaaaagTTTGCCACGTGCCATATTCTTCAAATATTTTTGTTCCTCGGGTCATAAGAGTATGATGCATAGAGACAAATGCACATCACAAGTGCATCTTATTTATTATGTGTCTgatgagagtgagagagaaaatTTCTATACTATAGTAGTATGAACAAATTTTTATTCTACCTTCATTTATCGTGTGTCACATTAATGCGTTTTTAAAAATAGAGTGGGACCCAGTGACATTAATGTGGAGTCTACAAATATTTATGAAGATAAATTTATATTGTAAATAAAGAAAACGTAGTATTAGAAAAATTCCTAAAGTGAGATAGATAAAGATAAATTCATCTTAGTACTACTCTTAAAACAACAAGCAAACaacaatttgaaataaaatcgAACTTTGGTATCCAACTTCTAATCTCGAGGGTGATAATCAATGTTTGATGTCAGTTAAGCTATGCTTATTTTGACcgttaaatataaattaatgacttattagatacaaagttgaagattcaaataattatatcaatattttgTAAAAGTTTAAAGGCTTTATTCAACACAAAAGTTAAGCTTATACAAGtcattaaatacattttaaaagttcaaagtatATTAATAGTTAGAAACTaaacttgaaatattaaaaaaaaaaaaatcggagATGCTGTTAAACCATTATAACAAATGTAATTTTAATCTGtttttaataacttttttttctttttaatttataaaatccttacccctttttttaaaaaaattaaattattgttaCACAAATTagcattttcttttaatttaaaagtatatgCAAGGTAGATGATCCAATCCTTTGACCTTTTGGTCGAATAATCTAGAATTCATACTTCAGTTAAATTATATGTATGTTGAcaatagatatatatattttaaattcacAATAGAtcacatttaatatataattatatatatatatatatatatatatatatccctctagttttttttttctagtttattaattgaatatgagaattcaaatgttttaacTTTTAAGAATACATGTACAATTTATTCCATTCCATGTATTATTACTTTCTTTAAACAAGAATATAATAGTTATGCTTAAGTCAATACATATCCTATCCTagttttagataatatttttaaaaaatcttcaaaagttcaaataagtttcaaaactaaTCTAGTATTCAATTATTTCAGATTTATAtcgtaatttaaaattttaaattttgtccTTATATATGTGGCAGGAAAACTACATGAAATAATTGTTttcattaacatttttttttcagccGCTCTATACTCGGTTAGCAATTTGGCTTTAGTTTAATAGAgacatttttaattaattatatatatatataaaaaaactagATTTGACAAAATAAACCTAACTCATGTCGATGAAGTATGTACTATCAATCTCGAAGCCAAAGATTCAATCtcccaattaaaaaaaatctataatttagttttttaacttaaaataaatttatagccCTGTGATATTGAGATTACTATGTATTACATTGAATTTTGATATAATGCGTGTAACTAATACTCTAATATATTGTCAACAACACATTTCAATCTcgtctttaaaaaaaagaaaaaaaaattaaggtgcGAATTATGAAACCTGAAAACAAGTAGCATCAGAAAAGATAAATAATTGAGTCAATAATATTCCATCAAACaatgtgataatttaaatgTCCCAAAGTTTTGATTTATAAAGCTCTCATTGAAAGGAAAGCCTAACTTAATTATGAGTTGCTTGAGAGTTAATTAAAGATGCTATGTTTGTCAACAACCAAAAAGTTACTCTAATTgctattatataatatatattagtcTCTATATCTCTATCAACAaggtcaataaaaaaaattaaaaagaatacatgatataagatatatatatatatatatatatatatatatatatatataatatatatatatatatatatattatatatatttgttgttttttagtataataattaTGGACCGGAGAGATTTCGAATTTAAAGGAGGGAGTGCATATTAATTATAGGATTGAGAGTTATGCTTATGTTTGATATCTCTATATCTTTTAAAAGATTAacttaattcatttattttttaatacaaccattttggaaagaaaaatctAACCTCCATTTCGAAAAGGAATATTACATTTCAATTACCACGAGGTGAGAAGTCACTTTtgcttaatttttataattttatatatgccTTAAACTTTTATCCTTTGTATTAAAGTATTCCAATTATATGTCTCTAGTAAACATTAAAATGGTCAtgttattatttctttttgagAAAATGCACTTTTTGTAATGAGATGAGACTTGTGCATTTAAGCTTTCAAATTCGATATTTTAAAACTCAACATCAATGCATGTTTGCTCACatgttttttagaaaattcttAGGTAGTCATCCAATATATAATTACTCAAGTTAAACTCGCTTAACTTTAAAGTTTTTATAATTGAGTCAATGAAAGGGAATGTGCACTTTGTAGGTTTATGTAAtagttatcaaaatttttaAGCATATCTTAACCATATTTTTATATCTTAAGGATCTCTCTcattttaaacttaattttagttCTTTCATGTTCTCCTTTTTAATCAATTCAGACgtttaaataatgaatatgatttttttacCTCACCCacttaaaaaatacaaaattaagttTAGGTCAAAGTTATAgcaaataaaatttacaatatttCAATAACTTTTTTGATATATGTGATTTTTTTCGAACTAttgttttgttatatatatatatatataaaaagtaaaTTATTCCCATGCACTTGCATTATGtaattgatttcattttttctcttattattttaaaaattttcatcatactcttgatattttaattttctatgaAAAAATTCTTAAAGCTTCCATTAATTAGTCCGAATCCTTGCATAGAAATATCAATATTGATTAATCTAAGTTCatgtaatttattatttttttttcttttgttcaaaATAAGTGTAGATCCGGAGATTCCCGAATAGGTCAACCTTTCAAACTGCTGCTGAATCCATGGGCAGGCAAGAGACAACCTGGCGAACTGAAACATCTTAGTAGCCAGAGGAAAAGAAAGCAAAAGCGATTCCCGTAGTAGCGGCGAGGGGTTCGGCTTTGAACGTTAAGAGTAGGTTAAACCCGTTTCCCTGTGTCTTTGTTTCTATTGCATTCTATCTCATCGTATCAAATTCTGTTCTACCGATATTGAGAATCACCGCAATAACCCTCGGTGTAGGTCCGGGATAATCCTTTTT
The sequence above is drawn from the Benincasa hispida cultivar B227 unplaced genomic scaffold, ASM972705v1 Contig513, whole genome shotgun sequence genome and encodes:
- the LOC120069604 gene encoding gibberellin 20 oxidase 2-like codes for the protein MPTFSTLDLLHHHHNNTSKIPSQFIWPDHEKPTLDLPDLHVPLIDLMTSISGDPVALSETCLLLDQVCRKHGFFIVVNHGVDEELIAKAHEFMELFFGMKVEEKQRAERKVGEHCGYANSFIGRFSCKLPWKETLSFKYSADCSRNVVEDYFVNALGEDWRNVGKLYQQYCQAMSEVSLTIMELLGMSLGVGRAYFRDFFEGNESIMRLNYYPKCQNPDQTLGTGPHCDPTSLTILHQHDSVHGLQVFVDQQWHSIPPNPQAFVVNIGDTFTALSNGMYKSCLHRAVVNEEAVRKSLAFFLCPNEEKVVSPPGCLVDDKNPRIFPDFRWPTFLHFTQKHYRADDKTLLAFSNWLYQTTL